Proteins encoded together in one Variovorax paradoxus EPS window:
- the pilQ gene encoding type IV pilus secretin PilQ, with protein sequence MNQKKSTMAQWLRAAGLGLLAFGAVAVAHAQNAIEAVTSSTQSGAEVIRIDLAKPLTAVPAGFAVQTPARIALDFPGVTNAIGRSAIEVNQGNLRSVNVVQAGERSRVVLNLKQATAYKTEIQGKSLLVVLEPVAGAALATSTATVFAENRNRDTLPLRDVDFRLGADSTGRVIVDLPNNQVGVDVKQQGKNLVVEFTKSTLPEGLRRRLDVGDFGTPVQLITSQQSGDRVRMTIEAKGDWEHSAYQSENQFVVEVRARKVDPTKLTQGVGYNGEKLSLNFQNIEIRSLLQVIADFTNFNIVTSDSVTGALTLRLKDVPWDQALDIIMQAKNLGMRKNGSVLWIAPKDEINAKEKLEFEAKAAIENLEPLRTQSFQLNYTKAIAIAQGLTGTGAGGGGGGGGTTTRILSPRGSVIAESRTNQLFVSDIPSRLAQVTELIQKLDIPVRQVLIEARIVEASDTFGKSLGVRLGGGISRERVASANGNPAYGTLGVMPATTNGGGVGGAAATWTNSNFINLPAGDAGGTGNTPGAFAISLFNSSLSRMLNLEISALEADGKGKLVSSPRVITADQTKALIEQGEEIPYQQATSSGATSISFRKAVLKLEVTPQITPEGNIILTLDVSKDARGVNTSAGPAINTKHVQTEVLVENGGTVVIGGIFELTETNDESRVPVLGEIPYMGALFRKRERVANKTEMLVFITPKMITDRNAAR encoded by the coding sequence ATGAACCAAAAAAAATCAACGATGGCACAGTGGCTGCGCGCCGCCGGGCTGGGTCTGCTGGCCTTCGGTGCAGTTGCCGTCGCCCATGCGCAAAACGCGATCGAGGCTGTGACCAGCTCGACGCAATCCGGCGCCGAGGTGATCCGGATCGATCTCGCCAAGCCGCTCACGGCGGTGCCGGCCGGATTCGCCGTCCAGACGCCGGCGCGGATCGCGCTCGACTTCCCGGGCGTGACGAATGCGATTGGCCGCTCTGCCATCGAGGTGAACCAGGGCAACCTGCGTTCGGTCAATGTGGTGCAGGCCGGAGAGCGCAGCCGGGTGGTGCTGAACCTGAAGCAGGCCACTGCGTACAAGACCGAGATCCAGGGCAAGTCGCTGCTGGTCGTTCTTGAGCCTGTGGCCGGTGCCGCCTTGGCTACATCCACCGCTACCGTCTTCGCGGAGAACCGCAACCGCGACACGCTCCCCCTGCGTGATGTCGATTTCCGTCTCGGTGCCGACAGCACGGGCCGCGTGATCGTCGACCTGCCGAACAACCAGGTGGGCGTCGACGTCAAGCAGCAGGGCAAGAACCTCGTCGTGGAGTTCACCAAATCGACGCTGCCCGAGGGCCTGCGCCGCCGCCTCGATGTGGGTGATTTCGGAACGCCGGTTCAGCTGATCACGTCGCAGCAGTCGGGCGACCGCGTGCGCATGACGATCGAAGCCAAGGGCGACTGGGAGCACAGCGCCTACCAGAGCGAAAACCAGTTCGTGGTGGAAGTCCGCGCTCGCAAGGTCGATCCGACCAAGCTGACGCAAGGTGTGGGCTACAACGGCGAGAAGCTCTCGCTGAACTTCCAGAACATCGAGATTCGCTCGCTGCTGCAGGTGATCGCCGACTTCACGAACTTCAACATCGTGACCTCGGATTCAGTGACTGGCGCGCTGACGCTGCGCCTGAAAGATGTGCCGTGGGATCAAGCCCTGGACATCATCATGCAGGCGAAGAACCTGGGCATGCGCAAGAACGGCAGCGTGCTGTGGATTGCGCCGAAGGATGAAATCAACGCCAAGGAAAAGCTCGAATTCGAGGCCAAGGCCGCAATCGAGAATCTGGAGCCGCTGCGCACGCAATCGTTTCAGTTGAACTACACGAAGGCCATTGCCATTGCGCAAGGGTTGACCGGGACTGGTGCCGGTGGTGGCGGCGGAGGCGGTGGCACAACAACCCGCATCCTTAGCCCGCGCGGCAGCGTGATTGCCGAGTCGCGTACCAATCAACTGTTCGTTTCCGACATTCCCTCGCGGCTTGCACAGGTGACCGAGTTGATTCAGAAGCTGGACATCCCGGTGCGCCAGGTGCTGATCGAAGCGCGCATCGTCGAAGCGTCCGACACCTTCGGCAAGTCGCTCGGCGTGCGGCTGGGCGGCGGTATCTCCCGCGAACGCGTCGCGTCGGCCAACGGCAATCCGGCATACGGCACCTTGGGCGTTATGCCTGCCACCACCAACGGCGGCGGCGTCGGCGGCGCAGCAGCCACTTGGACCAACTCCAACTTCATCAACCTGCCCGCAGGCGATGCCGGCGGTACCGGAAATACGCCCGGTGCCTTCGCAATCTCGCTTTTCAACTCGAGCTTGTCGCGCATGCTGAACCTCGAAATCTCGGCGCTCGAAGCCGACGGCAAGGGCAAGCTGGTGTCCAGCCCCCGCGTGATCACGGCCGACCAGACCAAGGCGCTGATCGAGCAGGGCGAAGAAATTCCTTACCAGCAAGCGACGTCCAGCGGTGCGACTTCCATCTCCTTCCGCAAGGCGGTGCTGAAGCTCGAAGTCACGCCGCAGATCACGCCCGAAGGCAACATCATCCTGACCCTGGACGTGAGCAAGGACGCTCGTGGCGTGAACACTTCGGCGGGTCCGGCCATCAACACCAAGCACGTGCAGACCGAAGTGCTGGTCGAGAACGGCGGCACGGTTGTCATCGGTGGTATCTTCGAACTTACCGAAACCAATGACGAGTCGCGCGTGCCGGTGCTGGGTGAAATCCCCTACATGGGGGCATTGTTCCGCAAGCGCGAACGCGTTGCCAACAAGACCGAAATGCTCGTCTTTATCACTCCAAAGATGATTACCGACCGCAACGCCGCGCGCTGA
- a CDS encoding pilus assembly protein PilP yields MRVASKVLWLMLATAGLSACDSGQEDLQRWMVEQRAQVKPSVPPIAEPKKFTPQAYTEGSSFEPFNILKLTQALRRESNQPSTSELIAPELARRKESLEAFPLDSMAMVGSMNRNGQPVALVRVDKLLYKVRVGEYLGLNYGRITRINETEVALREIVQDAAGEWIERVATLQLQESAK; encoded by the coding sequence ATGAGAGTGGCAAGCAAAGTCCTGTGGCTGATGCTGGCCACGGCGGGCCTGAGCGCCTGCGATTCAGGCCAGGAAGACCTCCAGCGCTGGATGGTCGAGCAGCGCGCCCAGGTGAAGCCTTCGGTGCCGCCGATTGCCGAGCCAAAGAAATTCACGCCCCAGGCGTATACCGAAGGCTCGTCTTTCGAGCCGTTCAACATCCTGAAGCTGACGCAGGCGCTGCGCCGCGAATCGAACCAGCCGAGCACCTCGGAGCTGATCGCGCCCGAGCTGGCACGCCGCAAGGAATCGCTGGAAGCCTTCCCGCTCGACTCGATGGCCATGGTCGGCAGCATGAACCGCAACGGCCAGCCGGTGGCGCTGGTCCGAGTCGACAAGCTGCTCTACAAGGTGCGCGTCGGCGAATACCTGGGGCTCAACTACGGGCGCATTACCCGTATCAACGAAACCGAAGTCGCCTTGCGTGAAATCGTGCAAGACGCCGCCGGTGAATGGATCGAACGCGTGGCGACATTGCAGCTGCAAGAGAGTGCGAAATGA
- a CDS encoding PilN domain-containing protein — MILINLLPHREAARKRRREAFYGTLGGAALLGGLIAGLGYLWFEAQISTQQSKNSFLQAEIKKLEVEIKEISTLQEEIAALRARQQAVEDLQGDRNLPVHLLNELVRQLPDGVYLTTMKQDNQTVTLQGMAQSNERVSELLRNLGNNSPWLVKPELVEITSTTVNLSQRDQRRVANFTMKIGLKRPTDAQKAAADKALAAAAQAKG; from the coding sequence GTGATCCTCATCAATCTGCTTCCGCACCGCGAAGCCGCACGCAAGCGGCGTCGCGAAGCTTTCTATGGAACCCTCGGCGGCGCTGCGCTGCTGGGCGGCTTGATCGCAGGCCTCGGTTACCTCTGGTTCGAAGCGCAAATTTCGACCCAGCAATCGAAGAACAGCTTCCTGCAGGCCGAGATCAAGAAGCTCGAGGTCGAGATCAAGGAAATCTCGACGCTGCAGGAAGAAATTGCGGCTCTGCGCGCGCGTCAACAGGCGGTCGAAGACCTGCAGGGCGACCGCAACCTGCCCGTGCACCTGCTCAATGAACTGGTCCGGCAACTGCCCGACGGCGTCTACCTCACCACCATGAAGCAGGACAACCAGACCGTCACGCTGCAAGGCATGGCGCAGTCGAACGAGCGCGTGTCCGAGCTGCTTCGCAACCTGGGCAACAACAGCCCGTGGCTGGTGAAGCCGGAGCTGGTCGAAATCACTTCGACGACGGTCAATCTGAGCCAGCGCGACCAGCGCCGCGTCGCGAATTTCACGATGAAGATCGGCCTGAAGCGGCCGACCGATGCGCAGAAGGCCGCAGCCGACAAGGCATTGGCTGCAGCGGCACAGGCCAAGGGGTAA
- a CDS encoding shikimate kinase yields the protein MAVALVGLPGAGKSAVGRRLGARLNTPFIDTDHVIEQRIGCSIRDYFDREGEVAFRDLEQIVIADLAANAEGVLATGGGAVLREANRSQLRDHFHVIYLRSSPEDLFRRLRHDVKRPLLQVADPLGRLRELHDARDPLYRQTAHDVVDTGRPSIAMLVNIIVMQLELAGIVAPGAHPEEPAA from the coding sequence GTGGCGGTCGCACTCGTCGGCTTGCCCGGCGCCGGAAAATCCGCAGTGGGCCGGCGCCTGGGCGCGCGGCTGAACACTCCATTCATCGACACCGATCATGTGATCGAACAGCGCATCGGCTGCTCGATCCGTGATTACTTCGACCGCGAAGGCGAAGTCGCCTTCCGGGATCTCGAACAGATCGTCATCGCGGATCTCGCCGCGAATGCCGAAGGCGTGCTGGCCACCGGTGGCGGAGCCGTCCTGCGGGAAGCCAACCGCAGCCAGCTGCGCGATCACTTCCACGTGATCTACCTGCGCTCCTCCCCCGAAGACCTGTTCCGGCGCCTGCGCCACGACGTCAAGCGGCCGCTCTTGCAGGTGGCCGATCCGCTCGGGCGGCTTCGCGAGCTGCACGACGCGCGCGATCCGCTCTATCGCCAGACGGCACACGATGTGGTCGACACCGGCCGTCCCTCGATCGCCATGCTGGTCAACATCATCGTGATGCAGCTCGAACTGGCCGGCATCGTCGCGCCGGGCGCCCATCCGGAAGAGCCCGCCGCCTGA
- a CDS encoding type 4a pilus biogenesis protein PilO, with product MASNRPSQKVDMAAVLRSAGDQFRGLNPNDPSMWPAVPRYALCLAVTALVLVALWFVWLTNSNDQLESERAQEVTLKADYQKKVAQAANLDLLKKQREQVQQYVTLLEKQLPSKAEMDALLSDINQAGLGRSLQFELFRPGSISVKDYYAELPIAVRVTGRYHDMGAFAADVASLSRIVTLNNVTITPQKDKDVLTMDATARTFRYLDEDERAAQKRATAPKAKK from the coding sequence ATGGCAAGCAATCGCCCCTCCCAAAAAGTAGACATGGCCGCTGTACTGCGCAGCGCCGGCGACCAGTTCCGCGGACTCAATCCGAACGACCCGTCGATGTGGCCGGCAGTGCCGCGCTATGCCCTGTGCCTGGCCGTGACCGCGCTCGTGCTCGTGGCGCTGTGGTTCGTCTGGCTCACCAACTCCAATGACCAGCTCGAGAGCGAGCGCGCCCAGGAAGTGACGCTCAAGGCCGACTACCAGAAGAAGGTCGCGCAGGCAGCCAATCTCGATCTGCTGAAGAAGCAGCGCGAGCAGGTGCAGCAATATGTGACCCTGCTTGAGAAGCAGTTGCCCAGCAAGGCCGAAATGGACGCGCTGCTCTCGGACATCAACCAGGCAGGGCTCGGCCGAAGCCTGCAGTTCGAGCTGTTCCGCCCCGGTTCGATATCGGTCAAGGACTATTACGCCGAGCTTCCGATTGCCGTTCGCGTGACGGGGCGCTACCACGACATGGGTGCTTTCGCCGCCGACGTTGCCAGCCTCTCGCGCATCGTGACGCTCAACAACGTGACGATCACGCCGCAAAAGGACAAGGACGTGCTGACGATGGACGCCACCGCGCGCACCTTCCGCTATCTCGATGAAGACGAGCGGGCCGCCCAGAAACGCGCCACGGCGCCGAAGGCGAAGAAATGA
- a CDS encoding penicillin-binding protein 1A yields the protein MQETSRPKGPAKTPPPARPAWLKWLLRFVLWGLGIAAAGVLSVLCVVAVALAVAYPNLPDISELSDYRPKLPLRVFSAEGTLIGEFGEERRNLTPIAAIPKVVKDAVLAAEDARFYDHGGVDYKGMVRAGLANLNRVKSQGASTITMQVARNVYLSSEKTLTRKVYEVLLTFKLEHLLSKDQIFEIYLNQIYLGNRAYGFAAASEAYFGKPLQDLTIAEAAMLAGLPKAPGANNPVNNPQRARGRQFYVIDRMQEAGFITAEQAAEAKKEELHLRDAADPNRLHAEYVAETVRQLMYAQYGDSTYTRGLKVYTSLVAADQAAAYKALRKGIMDYERRQIYRGPEKFVDLPNDPKDLDEAVDDALTDHPDNGDVMAAVVLKANAKEINAVRGNGDPVQITGEGLKPAQSGLSDKAPPNIKIRRGAVIRVVKTPKNTWEITQLPEVEGAFIAMDPRDGAIKALVGGFDFGKNKFNHVTQAWRQPGSSFKPFIYSAALEKGFTPATVINDGPLFFDAGTTGGQPWEPKNYGGGYDGPMSMRTALMKSKNLVSIRILQSIGTRYAQDWITNFGFDKDKHPAYLPMALGAGAVTPMQMAVGYSVFANGGYRVNPYLVTRITDHKDKLLVDKQPSLLNEANRAIPQRNAFIMDTLLNSVARAGTAAKAQAMLKRVDLYGKTGTTNDSLDAWFAGFQPTMTAISWIGYDTPRNLGDRETGGGLSLPIWINYMETALKGVPVTDLSTTPPSGIVNVGGEWYYDDYAPGRGVATLGVEAAAPVAPVEALTGAPVSPPAPPEERNRILDLFRN from the coding sequence ATGCAAGAAACTTCACGCCCCAAAGGGCCAGCCAAGACCCCTCCTCCCGCACGCCCAGCCTGGCTCAAATGGCTGCTGCGCTTCGTGTTGTGGGGGCTCGGCATTGCCGCGGCCGGTGTGCTGTCGGTCCTCTGCGTGGTCGCGGTGGCGCTGGCTGTTGCCTATCCGAACCTGCCGGACATCTCGGAACTCTCCGACTACCGGCCCAAGCTGCCGCTGCGGGTTTTTTCCGCCGAAGGCACGCTGATCGGCGAGTTCGGCGAAGAGCGCCGCAACCTCACGCCGATCGCCGCCATTCCCAAGGTGGTGAAGGACGCGGTGCTCGCCGCCGAGGACGCGCGCTTCTATGACCACGGCGGCGTCGACTACAAGGGCATGGTTCGCGCTGGCCTCGCCAACCTGAACCGCGTGAAGAGCCAGGGCGCCTCGACCATCACGATGCAGGTGGCGCGCAATGTCTACCTGAGCTCCGAGAAGACGCTGACCCGCAAGGTCTACGAGGTGCTGCTGACCTTCAAGCTGGAGCACCTGCTCAGCAAGGACCAGATCTTCGAGATCTACCTAAACCAGATCTACCTGGGCAATCGCGCCTACGGTTTCGCCGCCGCGTCGGAAGCGTATTTCGGCAAACCGCTGCAGGACCTGACGATCGCGGAAGCCGCCATGCTGGCCGGCCTGCCGAAGGCGCCGGGCGCGAACAACCCGGTCAACAACCCGCAGCGCGCGCGCGGCCGCCAGTTCTATGTGATCGACCGCATGCAGGAAGCCGGCTTCATCACCGCCGAGCAGGCGGCCGAAGCCAAGAAGGAAGAACTGCACCTGCGCGACGCTGCCGATCCGAACCGCCTGCACGCCGAGTACGTCGCCGAAACCGTGCGCCAGCTCATGTATGCGCAGTACGGCGACAGCACCTACACGCGCGGCCTGAAGGTCTACACCTCGCTGGTCGCGGCCGACCAGGCTGCTGCCTACAAGGCGCTGCGCAAGGGCATCATGGATTACGAGCGCCGCCAGATCTACCGTGGCCCCGAGAAGTTCGTCGACCTGCCCAACGACCCCAAGGACCTGGACGAAGCCGTCGACGACGCGCTGACCGACCATCCGGACAACGGCGACGTGATGGCCGCGGTGGTGCTCAAGGCCAATGCCAAGGAAATCAATGCGGTGCGCGGCAACGGCGATCCGGTGCAGATCACCGGCGAAGGCCTCAAGCCCGCGCAGTCCGGGCTCTCCGACAAGGCGCCGCCCAACATCAAGATCCGCCGCGGCGCGGTGATCCGCGTGGTGAAGACGCCCAAGAACACCTGGGAAATCACGCAACTGCCTGAAGTGGAAGGCGCGTTCATCGCCATGGACCCACGCGACGGCGCCATCAAGGCGCTGGTCGGCGGCTTCGATTTCGGCAAGAACAAGTTCAACCACGTCACGCAGGCCTGGCGCCAGCCGGGATCGAGCTTCAAGCCGTTCATCTACTCGGCGGCGCTCGAGAAGGGTTTCACCCCTGCCACGGTCATCAACGACGGTCCGCTCTTCTTCGATGCCGGCACCACCGGCGGCCAGCCCTGGGAGCCGAAGAACTACGGCGGCGGCTACGACGGCCCGATGTCGATGCGCACGGCGCTGATGAAGTCGAAGAACCTGGTGTCGATCCGCATCCTGCAATCCATCGGCACCCGCTATGCGCAGGACTGGATCACCAACTTCGGCTTCGACAAGGACAAGCATCCCGCCTATCTGCCGATGGCGCTGGGCGCCGGCGCTGTCACGCCGATGCAGATGGCGGTGGGCTACTCGGTGTTCGCCAATGGCGGATACCGCGTCAATCCGTACCTCGTGACCCGCATCACCGACCACAAGGACAAGCTCCTGGTCGACAAGCAGCCCTCGCTGCTGAACGAGGCGAACCGCGCCATCCCCCAACGCAACGCCTTCATCATGGACACGCTGCTCAATTCCGTGGCCCGCGCCGGCACCGCCGCGAAGGCGCAGGCCATGCTCAAGCGAGTCGACCTCTACGGCAAGACCGGCACCACCAACGACTCGCTCGATGCGTGGTTCGCGGGCTTCCAGCCGACGATGACGGCCATCTCATGGATCGGCTACGACACGCCACGCAACCTGGGCGACCGCGAAACCGGCGGCGGCCTGAGCCTCCCGATCTGGATCAACTACATGGAAACCGCCCTCAAGGGCGTGCCCGTGACCGACCTGTCGACCACGCCGCCCTCGGGCATCGTGAACGTCGGCGGCGAGTGGTACTACGACGACTACGCGCCGGGCCGCGGTGTCGCGACACTCGGCGTGGAAGCTGCCGCGCCCGTCGCACCGGTCGAGGCCCTGACCGGCGCGCCGGTGAGCCCGCCGGCACCGCCGGAGGAGCGCAACCGCATCCTCGATCTGTTCCGGAACTGA
- a CDS encoding pilus assembly protein PilM, whose protein sequence is MAALGSLFRRQNAPLLGLDVSSSSVKLVELGREASGKLVLERCAIEPLERGWITDGNVEKFDEVAEAVRRVVRKSGTKTRNVALALPPSAVITKKIILPGGMSEQELEIQVESEANQYIPFSLDEVSLDFCVTGPSTSSAGDVEVLIAASRKEKVQDREGLAEAAGLKAMILDVESYASRLATARLIEQLPGKGVDSIVALFEVGAFTTSMQVLRNQEVLYDRDQAFGGAQLTQLIVRQYGFSAEEAEAKKRSGDLPDDYGSGVLKPFVESIAQEIARALQFFFTSTPHNRVDYVLLAGGSSSLPGLTSAVTRQTSFACSLVNPFDGMDFGPSIREKKVRREAPSYLTSCGLAMRRFLQ, encoded by the coding sequence TTGGCTGCTCTTGGATCATTGTTTCGTCGTCAAAACGCCCCCTTGCTTGGGCTGGATGTCAGTTCGTCCAGCGTCAAGCTGGTAGAGCTCGGCCGCGAGGCCAGCGGCAAGCTGGTTCTGGAGCGCTGTGCCATCGAACCCCTGGAACGCGGTTGGATCACCGACGGCAACGTCGAGAAGTTCGATGAGGTGGCCGAGGCCGTCCGGCGCGTCGTGCGCAAGAGCGGCACCAAGACGCGCAACGTCGCGCTCGCGCTGCCGCCTTCTGCGGTGATCACCAAGAAGATCATTCTTCCCGGTGGCATGAGCGAGCAGGAACTCGAGATCCAGGTCGAATCCGAAGCCAACCAGTACATTCCCTTCTCGCTGGACGAGGTGAGCCTCGACTTCTGCGTCACGGGCCCCAGCACCTCGTCCGCCGGCGATGTGGAAGTGCTGATCGCCGCCTCCCGCAAGGAAAAGGTCCAGGACCGCGAAGGCCTGGCCGAAGCGGCGGGGCTGAAGGCCATGATCCTGGACGTCGAGTCCTATGCCTCGCGCCTCGCGACCGCGCGCCTGATCGAGCAGCTGCCCGGCAAGGGCGTGGATTCGATCGTGGCGCTGTTCGAAGTCGGCGCCTTCACCACCAGCATGCAGGTGCTGCGTAACCAGGAGGTGCTGTATGACCGCGACCAGGCCTTCGGTGGTGCGCAGTTGACCCAGCTGATCGTCCGCCAGTACGGCTTTTCCGCTGAGGAAGCCGAAGCCAAGAAACGCAGCGGCGATCTGCCCGATGACTACGGCTCGGGCGTGCTCAAGCCCTTCGTGGAAAGCATCGCGCAGGAAATCGCGCGTGCGCTGCAGTTCTTCTTCACCAGCACGCCGCACAACCGGGTCGACTATGTGTTGCTGGCCGGCGGTTCGTCGTCGCTGCCGGGCCTGACCAGTGCCGTCACCCGCCAGACCTCTTTTGCCTGCTCGCTCGTCAATCCGTTCGACGGCATGGACTTCGGGCCGAGCATCCGCGAGAAGAAGGTGCGGCGTGAAGCGCCTTCGTACCTGACCTCTTGCGGCCTTGCCATGCGGAGATTCCTGCAGTGA